In a single window of the Elaeis guineensis isolate ETL-2024a chromosome 8, EG11, whole genome shotgun sequence genome:
- the LOC105049871 gene encoding hydrophobic protein OSR8 encodes MASERCCLFLEILVAILLPPLGVFLRHGCCSLEFCICLLLTIFGYVPGIIYAIYVIVAVDRDRYRRDDYYYPVVA; translated from the exons ATGGCTTCGGAGAGATGCTGCCTCTTCCTCGAGATCCTCGTCGCCATTCTTCTTCCCCCGCTCGGCGTCTTCCTCCGCCACGGCTGCTGCAGC CTGGAGTTCTGCATCTGCTTGCTGCTAACCATCTTCGGCTACGTCCCCGGGATCATCTACGCCATCTACGTTATCGTCGCCGTCGATCGCGACCGCTATCGGAGGGACGACTACTACTATCCAGTCGTCGCTTAG